From a single Nocardioides panacis genomic region:
- a CDS encoding LCP family protein, whose product MRAVRRSVLLGLVLAVAAVVMPPSTVRTADTSLVVVRTAQAVDHPRSVVWILCLGSDARPGERLIGTRADAIQLVGLNLDTGAGTMIGVPRDSYVDIAGHGHDKINASMTYGGPQLMADSVGRLVGVRPDYVFTTGFLGFRGMVRAIDGVTVDSRFAFSDPVRPQGYKKGINHLNPFQALIFGRVRHPLPRGDFDRSANQQELLRSILRKVRVHQSDPGFMERGLLASVKFMDTDLTPAELYRLAQAVTAIRPGSLHGCVISGPTGDAGGASVVFPDVAQARRLGDDARKDGTLDHGC is encoded by the coding sequence GTGAGGGCCGTCCGCCGATCCGTCCTGCTCGGCCTGGTGCTCGCCGTGGCCGCGGTGGTGATGCCCCCGTCCACGGTTCGGACCGCGGACACCTCCCTGGTCGTGGTGCGCACCGCCCAGGCGGTGGACCACCCGCGCTCGGTGGTCTGGATCCTCTGCCTCGGCTCGGACGCCCGCCCCGGGGAACGGCTGATCGGCACCCGCGCGGACGCGATCCAGCTGGTCGGGCTCAACCTGGACACCGGCGCCGGCACCATGATCGGCGTCCCGCGCGACTCCTACGTGGACATCGCCGGGCACGGCCACGACAAGATCAACGCCTCCATGACGTACGGCGGCCCGCAGCTGATGGCCGACTCGGTCGGACGACTGGTCGGCGTGCGGCCCGACTACGTGTTCACCACCGGCTTCCTCGGGTTCCGCGGGATGGTGCGCGCGATCGACGGGGTCACCGTCGACTCGAGGTTCGCGTTCTCCGACCCGGTCCGGCCGCAGGGCTACAAGAAGGGGATCAACCACCTCAACCCGTTCCAGGCGCTGATCTTCGGCCGGGTCCGGCACCCGCTGCCGCGCGGCGACTTCGACCGGTCGGCCAACCAGCAGGAGCTGCTGCGGAGCATCCTGCGCAAGGTGCGGGTGCACCAGTCGGATCCGGGGTTCATGGAGCGCGGGCTGCTGGCGTCGGTGAAGTTCATGGACACCGACCTGACGCCGGCCGAGCTCTACCGGCTCGCGCAGGCCGTCACCGCGATCCGGCCGGGCAGCCTGCACGGCTGCGTGATCAGCGGGCCGACGGGCGACGCGGGCGGGGCCAGCGTGGTGTTCCCGGACGTGGCCCAGGCCCGGCGGCTGGGGGACGACGCCCGCAAGGACGGCACCCTGGACCACGGATGTTGA
- the thrC gene encoding threonine synthase, whose product MSTTESGVVTGAHQWRGVIEEYRSWLDIPDSTPTITLREGGTPLVDSRWLSELTGAEVWLKVEGDNPTGSFKDRGMTVALSVAVGEGAEAVVCASTGNTSASMAAYAARARIKPLVLVPQGKIAAGKLAQAIVHGAQVIMVRGNFDDCLRLSRGLAADYPVALVNSVNPMRLEGQKTASFEIVDFLGDAPDVHVLPVGNAGNISAYWKGYTEYARAGRSTRTPRMLGWQAAGASPLVSGAPVSDPETVASAIRIGNPASWHLAVAAASESGGRFRAVTDEQILTAQRALAANDGVFVEPASAAGVAGLLTEVAEGTSYAGRQVVVTVTGHGLKDIDTALSTFTDLVDTVVDADVDAAAEAAGLR is encoded by the coding sequence ATGAGCACCACCGAGTCCGGGGTGGTGACCGGCGCCCACCAGTGGCGCGGCGTCATCGAGGAGTACCGCTCCTGGCTGGACATCCCGGACAGCACCCCGACCATCACCCTGCGCGAGGGCGGCACCCCGCTCGTCGACAGCCGCTGGCTCTCGGAGCTGACCGGCGCCGAGGTGTGGCTCAAGGTCGAGGGCGACAACCCCACCGGCTCCTTCAAGGACCGCGGCATGACCGTCGCGCTGTCGGTGGCGGTCGGCGAGGGCGCCGAGGCGGTCGTGTGCGCCTCGACGGGCAACACCTCCGCCTCGATGGCGGCGTACGCCGCGCGGGCCCGGATCAAGCCGCTGGTGCTGGTGCCGCAGGGCAAGATCGCCGCCGGCAAGCTGGCCCAGGCGATCGTGCACGGCGCCCAGGTGATCATGGTCCGCGGCAACTTCGACGACTGCCTGCGGCTCTCCCGCGGGCTCGCCGCCGACTACCCGGTCGCGCTGGTCAACTCGGTGAACCCGATGCGCCTGGAGGGGCAGAAGACCGCCTCCTTCGAGATCGTCGACTTCCTCGGTGACGCCCCGGACGTGCACGTCCTGCCCGTGGGCAACGCCGGCAACATCTCGGCGTACTGGAAGGGCTACACCGAGTACGCCCGCGCCGGCCGGAGCACGCGGACCCCGCGGATGCTCGGCTGGCAGGCCGCCGGCGCCTCGCCGCTGGTCTCGGGCGCGCCGGTCAGCGATCCCGAGACCGTCGCCTCCGCCATCCGGATCGGCAACCCCGCCTCGTGGCACCTCGCGGTCGCGGCGGCCTCCGAGTCCGGCGGCCGGTTCCGCGCGGTCACCGACGAGCAGATCCTCACCGCGCAGCGCGCGCTGGCGGCCAACGACGGGGTGTTCGTCGAGCCCGCCTCGGCGGCCGGGGTGGCCGGCCTGCTCACCGAGGTCGCCGAGGGCACGTCGTACGCCGGCCGGCAGGTCGTCGTGACGGTGACCGGCCACGGCCTCAAGGACATCGACACCGCCCTGTCCACGTTCACCGACCTGGTCGACACGGTGGTCGACGCCGACGTCGACGCGGCCGCAGAGGCGGCGGGGCTGCGTTGA
- the lysA gene encoding diaminopimelate decarboxylase, with the protein MARAHEAGWAHGEGFSRGPAWLRPPEDVNALVPLLWSSTARKTDDGALEVGGVDLRALVAEHGSPAYVLDEADFRSRARAFRDAFAGYDVYYAGKAFLCTTVARWVAEEGLSLDVCSAGELTVALRAGFDPARIGYHGNNKTTAELRRAVTAGVGRVVVDSFQEIERLAAVTRELGATARVLVRVTAGVEAHTHEYIATAHEDQKFGFSITSGDALDAVRRVLDAPGLELRGLHSHIGSQIFDTSGFEVAARRVLSLHAQVSSELGVTMPEMDLGGGFGIAYTTQDDPSDPAQLATELTKIVEHEARALGIEVPELSIEPGRAIVGPAMCTVYEIGTVKEVGLDAGARRTYVSVDGGMSDNIRTALYDADYSCTIASRRSEATPVLGRVVGKHCEAGDIVVKDEFVPGDLVPGDLLAVPGTGAYCRSMASNYNHALRPPVLAVRDGAVTIAVRRETEDDLLRTDVGA; encoded by the coding sequence ATGGCCCGCGCGCACGAGGCCGGCTGGGCGCACGGCGAGGGGTTCTCCCGCGGGCCGGCCTGGCTGCGTCCCCCCGAGGACGTGAACGCCCTGGTCCCGCTGCTGTGGTCCTCGACCGCCCGCAAGACCGACGACGGCGCCCTCGAGGTGGGCGGCGTCGACCTGCGCGCGCTGGTCGCCGAGCACGGCTCACCGGCCTACGTCCTGGACGAGGCCGACTTCCGGTCGCGGGCCCGGGCGTTCCGCGACGCGTTCGCCGGCTACGACGTCTACTACGCCGGCAAGGCGTTCCTGTGCACGACGGTCGCCCGGTGGGTCGCGGAGGAGGGCCTGAGCCTCGACGTCTGCTCGGCCGGCGAGCTCACCGTCGCGCTGCGGGCCGGGTTCGACCCGGCCCGGATCGGCTACCACGGCAACAACAAGACCACCGCCGAGCTGCGCCGCGCGGTGACCGCGGGTGTCGGCCGGGTCGTCGTCGACTCGTTCCAGGAGATCGAGCGGCTGGCCGCGGTGACCCGCGAGCTGGGGGCGACCGCTCGGGTGCTGGTCCGGGTGACCGCCGGCGTCGAGGCGCACACCCACGAGTACATCGCCACCGCCCACGAGGACCAGAAGTTCGGCTTCTCGATCACCTCGGGCGACGCGCTGGACGCCGTACGACGGGTGCTGGACGCGCCCGGGCTCGAGCTGCGCGGGCTGCACTCGCACATCGGGTCGCAGATCTTCGACACCTCCGGGTTCGAGGTCGCCGCGCGCCGGGTGCTGTCGCTGCACGCCCAAGTGTCCTCCGAGCTCGGCGTGACGATGCCCGAGATGGACCTCGGCGGCGGCTTCGGCATCGCCTACACCACCCAGGACGACCCCTCCGACCCCGCCCAGCTGGCCACCGAGCTGACCAAGATCGTCGAGCACGAGGCCCGGGCGCTCGGCATCGAGGTGCCGGAGCTCTCGATCGAGCCGGGCCGGGCGATCGTCGGGCCGGCGATGTGCACGGTCTACGAGATCGGCACCGTCAAGGAGGTCGGCCTCGACGCCGGCGCCCGCCGCACCTACGTCTCGGTCGACGGCGGGATGAGCGACAACATCCGCACCGCGCTGTACGACGCCGACTACTCGTGCACGATCGCGTCACGCCGCTCGGAGGCTACCCCGGTGCTCGGCCGCGTGGTGGGTAAGCACTGCGAGGCCGGCGACATCGTCGTCAAGGACGAGTTCGTGCCCGGCGACCTCGTCCCGGGGGACCTGCTGGCGGTGCCCGGGACCGGTGCCTACTGCCGCTCGATGGCCAGCAACTACAACCACGCGCTGCGCCCGCCGGTGCTGGCGGTCCGCGACGGAGCGGTCACGATCGCCGTCCGTCGTGAGACGGAGGACGATCTGCTGCGCACGGACGTGGGAGCCTGA
- a CDS encoding homoserine dehydrogenase, whose translation MNTSSRKPLRLALLGCGSVGSQVVRLLREQADDLTARTGAEIELVGVAVRRPDLQRDAEVPRELLTTDAVGLVSRGDLDLVVEVIGGIEPARSLILTALENGASVVTANKALLAEDGSTLFAAAEKANRDLYYEAAVAGAIPIIRPLRESLAGDRVRRVLGIVNGTTNFILDKMDTLGSGFAEVLEEAQALGYAEADPTADVEGYDAAAKAAILASLAFHTRVTAADVYREGISEVSASDVASARDMDSVVKLLAICELRDGPNGPAVSARVHPAMIPRSHPLASVRGAYNAVFVESEAAGQLMFYGPGAGGSPTASAVLGDLVTVARNRLNDVRGPGESAYAQCEVLPMGDTLTRYHVALDVDDRTGVLAAVAQAFAEHGVSIQTVRQEGHGDDAQLVVVSHRATDAALSATVEDLRARDFVHDVSSVMRVEGDS comes from the coding sequence GTGAACACGAGCTCGAGGAAACCGCTGAGGCTCGCCCTGCTCGGCTGCGGGTCGGTCGGCAGCCAGGTCGTGCGCCTGCTGCGCGAGCAGGCCGACGACCTGACCGCGCGGACCGGCGCGGAGATCGAGCTGGTCGGCGTCGCCGTACGACGGCCGGACCTGCAGCGCGACGCCGAGGTGCCGCGCGAGCTGCTCACCACCGACGCCGTGGGCCTGGTGTCGCGCGGCGACCTGGACCTGGTCGTGGAGGTGATCGGCGGCATCGAGCCGGCCCGCTCGCTGATCCTGACCGCGCTGGAGAACGGCGCGTCGGTGGTCACCGCCAACAAGGCGCTGCTCGCCGAGGACGGCAGCACGCTGTTCGCCGCGGCCGAGAAGGCCAACCGCGACCTCTACTACGAGGCCGCGGTCGCCGGCGCGATCCCGATCATCCGGCCGCTGCGCGAGTCGCTGGCCGGCGACCGGGTCCGCCGGGTGCTGGGCATCGTGAACGGCACCACCAACTTCATCCTCGACAAGATGGACACCCTCGGCAGCGGGTTCGCCGAGGTGCTCGAGGAGGCCCAGGCGCTCGGGTACGCCGAGGCCGACCCGACGGCCGACGTGGAGGGGTACGACGCCGCCGCGAAGGCCGCGATCCTCGCCAGCCTCGCGTTCCACACCCGGGTGACCGCCGCCGACGTCTACCGCGAGGGCATCTCGGAGGTCAGCGCCTCCGACGTCGCCTCGGCCCGGGACATGGACAGCGTCGTCAAGCTGCTCGCGATCTGCGAGCTCCGCGACGGCCCGAACGGCCCGGCCGTCTCGGCGCGCGTGCACCCCGCGATGATCCCCAGGTCGCACCCGCTGGCCAGCGTCCGCGGCGCCTACAACGCGGTCTTCGTGGAGAGCGAGGCCGCCGGCCAGCTGATGTTCTACGGCCCCGGCGCCGGCGGGTCGCCGACCGCGAGCGCGGTGCTCGGCGACCTGGTGACGGTCGCCCGCAACCGGCTCAACGACGTGCGCGGCCCGGGGGAGTCGGCCTACGCCCAGTGCGAGGTGCTGCCGATGGGCGACACCCTGACCCGCTACCACGTGGCGCTCGACGTCGACGACCGCACCGGCGTGCTGGCGGCCGTGGCCCAGGCCTTCGCCGAGCACGGCGTCTCGATCCAGACCGTCCGCCAGGAGGGTCACGGCGACGACGCGCAGCTCGTCGTGGTCTCGCACCGCGCCACCGACGCGGCGCTGTCCGCGACCGTCGAGGATCTGCGGGCCCGGGACTTCGTGCACGACGTGTCCTCGGTGATGCGCGTCGAGGGGGACTCCTGA
- the argS gene encoding arginine--tRNA ligase: MNPEQLSAAIVQALEALVQEGSLSLPDGVPATVVVERPRNREHGDYATNVALQLAKKAGVPPRDLATALAARLAEADGVASAEVAGPGFLNIRVEAGAQGAVAAQVVEAGASYGTTQTLAGTRFNVEFISANPTGPIHLGHTRWAVVGDAIARVLEAAGAEVAREFYINDRGNQMDKFGASLEAVALGLPVPEDGYLGDYVHDLSRRVVEENPHILDLPEGERVVAFREAGYKIQLAEQQEQLGGFRTNFDVWFSERSLHDGDKVSRSLEKLRGQGHLYDADGALWMRTTDFGDDKDRVLVRSNGELTYFASDAAYYVDKRERGFDVCLYLLGADHHGYVGRLKAMAACTGDDPSRTLEVLIGQLVKILRGGEEIRLSKRAGTIVTLQELVEMIGVDSLRYTLSRYPADSPLTLDVEEITRQASDNPVFYVQYAHARLSAVLRNGADLGLTPPRGDAFDPALLAHEKEGELLRALAEFPRVIATAAELREPHRVARYLEDTASKFHRFYDACRVLPMGEEDPAPIHAARLLLVEATRTVIANGLRLLGVSAPERM; the protein is encoded by the coding sequence GTGAATCCCGAACAGCTGTCCGCCGCGATCGTCCAGGCCCTCGAGGCCCTCGTCCAGGAGGGCTCCCTGAGCCTGCCCGACGGGGTGCCCGCCACGGTGGTCGTCGAGCGCCCGCGCAACCGGGAGCACGGTGACTACGCCACCAATGTCGCGCTGCAGCTGGCCAAGAAGGCCGGCGTGCCGCCGCGCGACCTCGCGACCGCGCTGGCGGCCCGGCTGGCCGAGGCCGACGGCGTCGCGAGCGCCGAGGTCGCCGGGCCGGGCTTCCTGAACATCCGCGTCGAGGCCGGTGCGCAGGGTGCGGTCGCCGCGCAGGTCGTCGAGGCCGGCGCGTCGTACGGCACCACGCAGACGCTGGCCGGCACCCGGTTCAACGTCGAGTTCATCTCGGCGAACCCGACCGGCCCGATCCACCTGGGGCACACCCGCTGGGCGGTGGTGGGCGACGCCATCGCGCGGGTGCTGGAGGCCGCCGGCGCCGAGGTCGCCCGGGAGTTCTACATCAACGACCGCGGCAACCAGATGGACAAGTTCGGCGCTTCGCTGGAGGCCGTGGCGCTCGGCCTGCCGGTGCCCGAGGACGGCTACCTCGGCGACTACGTGCACGACCTCTCCCGCCGGGTGGTGGAGGAGAACCCGCACATCCTCGACCTGCCCGAGGGGGAGCGGGTGGTGGCCTTCCGGGAGGCGGGCTACAAGATCCAGCTCGCCGAGCAGCAGGAGCAGCTCGGTGGCTTCCGGACCAACTTCGACGTGTGGTTCTCCGAGCGGAGCCTGCACGACGGGGACAAGGTCAGCAGGAGCCTGGAGAAGCTCCGCGGGCAGGGCCACCTCTACGACGCCGACGGCGCGCTGTGGATGCGGACCACCGACTTCGGCGACGACAAGGACCGGGTGCTCGTCCGGTCCAACGGCGAGCTGACCTACTTCGCCTCGGACGCGGCCTACTACGTCGACAAGCGCGAGCGTGGCTTCGACGTGTGCCTGTACCTCCTCGGCGCCGACCACCACGGGTACGTCGGCCGGCTGAAGGCCATGGCCGCGTGCACCGGGGACGACCCGAGCCGCACGCTCGAGGTGCTGATCGGCCAGCTGGTCAAGATCCTGCGCGGCGGCGAGGAGATCCGGCTCAGCAAGCGGGCCGGCACGATCGTCACGCTGCAGGAGCTCGTCGAGATGATCGGCGTGGACTCGCTGCGCTACACGCTCTCGCGCTACCCCGCGGACTCGCCGCTGACCCTCGACGTCGAGGAGATCACCCGGCAGGCCTCGGACAACCCGGTGTTCTACGTGCAGTACGCCCACGCCCGGCTGTCCGCGGTGCTGCGCAACGGCGCCGACCTGGGGCTGACCCCGCCGCGCGGCGACGCGTTCGACCCCGCGCTGCTCGCCCACGAGAAGGAGGGCGAGCTGCTGCGCGCGCTCGCCGAGTTCCCGCGGGTGATCGCCACCGCCGCGGAGCTCCGTGAGCCGCACCGGGTGGCCCGCTACCTGGAGGACACGGCGTCGAAGTTCCACCGGTTCTACGACGCCTGCCGCGTGCTGCCCATGGGCGAGGAGGACCCGGCGCCGATCCACGCCGCCCGCTTGCTGCTCGTCGAGGCGACCCGCACCGTGATCGCCAACGGCCTGCGGCTGCTCGGCGTCTCCGCGCCGGAGCGGATGTAA
- the thrB gene encoding homoserine kinase, with amino-acid sequence MTTLVSGPVTVSVPATSANLGPGFDALGLALDHRDRVTAEVVDEPGVRITVSGMGEGSVPLDERHLVYRSMLAAFAHMGHAVPGLRLHCENVVPHARGLGSSSAAIVAGVCVARGLVGGGSLLMDDDAVFALAADLEGHPDNVAPALYGGFTVAWREGERFRATTLAVDPRVQVVALVPPVGVETSVARGLLPATVSHGDAAANAGRAALLVAALGRQPELLLPATEDRLHQGYREPAMPDSLRLVRALRADGLAAVVSGAGPTVLVLTDRSQQRVVAGRAPEGWTALTVPIDADGARVDLPE; translated from the coding sequence TTGACCACGCTCGTGTCCGGGCCGGTGACGGTCTCGGTGCCGGCGACGAGCGCGAACCTCGGTCCCGGCTTCGACGCGCTCGGGCTCGCGCTCGACCACCGCGACCGGGTGACCGCCGAGGTGGTCGACGAGCCCGGTGTCCGGATCACGGTGTCCGGGATGGGGGAGGGCAGCGTGCCGCTCGACGAGCGGCACCTGGTCTACCGCTCGATGCTCGCCGCGTTCGCCCACATGGGGCACGCGGTGCCCGGCCTCCGGCTGCACTGCGAGAACGTCGTGCCGCACGCCCGCGGGCTCGGCTCCTCCTCGGCGGCCATCGTCGCCGGCGTCTGCGTGGCCCGGGGCCTCGTGGGCGGCGGCTCGCTGCTGATGGACGACGACGCGGTGTTCGCACTCGCCGCCGACCTCGAGGGGCACCCGGACAACGTGGCCCCGGCGCTGTACGGCGGCTTCACCGTCGCCTGGCGCGAGGGGGAGCGGTTCCGGGCCACCACGCTGGCCGTCGACCCGCGGGTCCAGGTCGTAGCGCTCGTGCCGCCGGTCGGCGTCGAGACGTCGGTGGCCCGGGGCCTGCTGCCCGCGACCGTGTCGCACGGCGACGCCGCCGCCAACGCGGGACGTGCGGCGCTGCTGGTGGCGGCCCTGGGGCGGCAGCCCGAGCTGCTGCTGCCCGCGACCGAGGACCGGCTGCACCAGGGCTACCGGGAGCCGGCGATGCCGGACTCGCTGCGGCTGGTGCGCGCCCTGCGCGCCGACGGCCTCGCCGCGGTGGTCTCGGGCGCCGGGCCGACCGTGCTGGTGCTCACCGACCGCAGCCAGCAGCGGGTGGTGGCCGGGAGGGCCCCTGAGGGCTGGACCGCGCTGACCGTCCCGATCGACGCGGACGGTGCCCGCGTCGACCTTCCGGAGTAG